Proteins encoded in a region of the Euleptes europaea isolate rEulEur1 chromosome 3, rEulEur1.hap1, whole genome shotgun sequence genome:
- the SFN gene encoding 14-3-3 protein sigma, whose translation MARNHQVQKAKLAEQAERYEDMADFMKAVVEDGAELSNEERNLLSVAYKNVVGCQRSAWRVISSIEHKTEEGDDKSQLVNEYREKIENELKNVCNVVLGLLDKHLIKKASDPESKVFYLKMKGDYFRYLAEVATGDDRKQIIDNARKAYQEAMDISKKEMQPTNPIRLGLALNFSVFHYEIANAPEEAIKLAKTTFDEAMGDLHTLSEDSYKDSTLIMQLLRDNLTLWTAECAGEEGGEAGEDPRN comes from the coding sequence ATGGCAAGGAACCACCAAGTGCAGAAAGCCAAGCTGGCCGAACAGGCCGAGCGTTACGAGGACATGGCTGACTTCATGAAAGCGGTGGTGGAGGATGGAGCCGAGCTCTCCAACGAGGAACGCAACCTCCTCTCCGTGGCCTACAAGAACGTGGTCGGCTGCCAGAGGTCTGCCTGGAGGGTCATTTCCAGCATCGAGCACAAGACCGAGGAAGGAGATGACAAATCACAGCTGGTCAATGAATACCGGGAGAAGATCGAGAACGAACTGAAGAACGTCTGCAATGTCGTGTTAGGTCTCCTGGACAAGCACCTCATAAAGAAAGCGAGCGACCCGGAGAGCAAGGTGTTCTACCTGAAGATGAAAGGCGACTATTTCCGCTATCTGGCTGAGGTGGCCACCGGGGACGACCGCAAGCAGATAATTGACAATGCCCGGAAAGCATACCAAGAGGCCATGGACATCAGCAAGAAGGAGATGCAGCCCACCAACCCCATCCGCCTGGGTCTCGCCCTCAACTTCTCCGTTTTCCACTACGAGATCGCCAACGCCCCGGAAGAGGCCATCAAGCTGGCCAAGACCACCTTCGACGAGGCCATGGGTGACCTTCACACGCTCAGCGAAGACTCCTACAAGGACAGCACCCTCATCATGCAGCTTCTCAGGGACAACCTCACGTTATGGACGGCGGAGTGCGCCggagaagaagggggagaagCCGGTGAAGATCCCAGAAACTGA